Proteins from a single region of Clostridia bacterium:
- a CDS encoding DegT/DnrJ/EryC1/StrS family aminotransferase codes for MLRPRGARRPPVFPFGDTSTRYYYLGRNAVHALATEWRLGGEEVLFPSYCHGVELEALIAAGVQPKYYPVRSGMRVDVESIASRISGRTRAVYLIHYLGFPGAVEEVQELCRKRGILLIEDCALALLSCKGSRPLGSFGDAAIFCLYKTLPLPHGGALYYPTESSATSSRTRSPSIASTVAYSLSSLSRYFKAHGSENVVKMIDKLRSTGVAKRESIGVRAVASPHFDPADADLGMSALCGWIIRSLDMQAIVARRRENYARLRDRLQEVSLPIFPNLPQGTCPLFYPLCVSNKEEILPMLAARNIEPVNFWSNQPTSIPAGMFPETDDLRKTIVELPCHQDLTLRDMDRIADQVCEITRGAVAA; via the coding sequence ATGCTTCGTCCTCGCGGAGCGCGGCGACCGCCTGTCTTCCCTTTCGGCGACACGAGCACCCGCTACTACTACCTGGGCAGAAATGCTGTCCACGCCCTTGCGACAGAATGGCGGCTCGGCGGAGAGGAAGTGCTGTTCCCCTCCTACTGCCATGGCGTGGAACTTGAGGCCCTCATTGCGGCGGGCGTTCAGCCCAAATACTACCCGGTTCGCTCCGGCATGCGCGTCGATGTTGAAAGCATAGCGTCGCGCATCAGCGGTCGTACTCGTGCCGTATATCTCATTCACTACCTCGGATTCCCGGGCGCTGTCGAAGAGGTCCAGGAGTTGTGCCGCAAACGAGGAATTCTGCTGATTGAGGATTGCGCGCTGGCTTTGCTCTCCTGCAAAGGAAGTCGTCCGCTTGGCTCTTTCGGCGACGCAGCTATCTTTTGCTTGTACAAGACTTTGCCGCTGCCCCACGGAGGGGCTCTCTACTACCCAACTGAAAGCTCGGCGACATCCTCTCGAACGCGCTCACCGTCTATCGCATCGACCGTTGCGTATAGCTTGTCCTCGCTGTCGCGGTACTTCAAGGCGCACGGAAGTGAGAACGTCGTGAAGATGATCGACAAGCTCCGCAGCACCGGCGTTGCGAAACGCGAGTCGATTGGAGTGCGAGCGGTTGCGTCGCCACATTTTGACCCAGCCGACGCAGACCTCGGCATGAGTGCGCTGTGCGGCTGGATTATCCGTTCTCTGGATATGCAGGCGATCGTAGCGCGCCGCCGCGAGAATTACGCGCGTTTGCGCGATCGCCTGCAAGAGGTATCGCTCCCGATTTTTCCAAACCTGCCGCAAGGCACGTGCCCGCTTTTCTATCCGCTCTGCGTTTCAAACAAGGAGGAGATTCTGCCAATGCTCGCGGCTCGGAATATTGAACCAGTGAACTTCTGGTCGAACCAGCCAACGAGCATTCCTGCTGGCATGTTCCCGGAGACCGACGATTTAAGGAAAACAATCGTCGAGCTGCCTTGTCATCAAGATCTCACGCTGAGGGACATGGATCGGATTGCCGATCAAGTTTGTGAGATAACGCGCGGAGCGGTTGCCGCATAG
- a CDS encoding GNAT family N-acetyltransferase, with the protein MLGSTLRQNVSVDAWFGGHERLEEIADEWRGLCTEGPNDEPFYRPEWIAAYLRAFVPPQRVLLLEARVDGKLKAVLPLIAQHVGKGPFRFRTLVGAANIHSCRFDLIRGAGSEGSAAVASIWSALKDRTDWDSIELPRVPRAGGAEQLLSLARQDGYLTGQWPSNLTPYIQFDCRTVDDPSSLARHAHFRQNLRRRIRKAENTGSLTLRKVEHAGPADLEAFFELEQRGWKGKEQSAIGCNARTKQFYVEAAKAAARFGYLSLYFLELDGNPIAAHFGLSHRNRYYCPKIAYDEAVADLGPGHTIVGFILADIAKIGFSEFDFLGPMMPWKAEWADTVRPHSRCFIYRPGLHGSMLHFARFHAMWEARKFLELPWVAERVIPLMKRIKS; encoded by the coding sequence ATGTTGGGCAGTACTCTGCGGCAGAACGTTAGCGTGGATGCCTGGTTCGGCGGCCATGAGCGACTGGAAGAAATCGCCGATGAGTGGCGCGGCCTTTGCACCGAAGGGCCGAATGATGAACCGTTCTATCGTCCGGAGTGGATTGCGGCATATCTCCGCGCGTTCGTGCCGCCCCAGCGCGTTTTGCTCCTCGAAGCCAGGGTGGACGGAAAACTGAAAGCGGTACTTCCTCTCATTGCGCAACATGTCGGCAAAGGCCCTTTTCGTTTCAGGACGCTGGTAGGCGCCGCGAATATCCATTCCTGCCGCTTTGATTTAATCCGTGGCGCGGGGTCCGAAGGCAGTGCTGCCGTCGCGTCGATCTGGTCGGCGCTCAAAGACCGTACTGATTGGGATTCCATCGAACTTCCGCGGGTGCCGCGCGCTGGCGGAGCAGAGCAACTGCTCTCATTGGCACGCCAGGATGGCTACCTGACTGGGCAATGGCCGTCGAATCTCACTCCCTACATTCAGTTCGATTGTCGAACAGTAGATGACCCTTCCAGCCTGGCCCGGCACGCGCACTTCCGACAAAACCTGCGGCGAAGAATACGCAAGGCTGAGAACACTGGGTCGCTGACGCTTCGCAAAGTCGAGCACGCCGGCCCTGCCGATTTGGAGGCTTTTTTTGAGCTTGAGCAGCGCGGATGGAAAGGCAAAGAACAGAGCGCAATCGGCTGCAATGCACGAACAAAACAATTTTATGTTGAAGCTGCAAAGGCGGCAGCGCGCTTCGGCTATTTGTCGCTGTATTTCCTTGAGTTGGACGGGAACCCAATTGCAGCCCACTTCGGCCTCAGTCACCGGAATCGTTACTACTGCCCGAAGATAGCCTACGACGAAGCAGTCGCAGACTTGGGGCCTGGTCACACGATTGTGGGCTTCATCCTGGCTGATATCGCCAAGATTGGATTTTCAGAATTTGATTTCCTCGGACCAATGATGCCGTGGAAAGCAGAATGGGCTGACACTGTGCGTCCACATTCGCGGTGCTTCATTTACCGGCCAGGGCTCCATGGGAGCATGTTGCACTTCGCAAGATTCCACGCCATGTGGGAGGCACGGAAATTCCTCGAACTGCCGTGGGTTGCGGAGCGGGTGATACCGCTGATGAAGCGGATCAAGAGCTAA
- a CDS encoding GNAT family N-acetyltransferase: MSTRRDVPCSTNSPPATVFASVGPRDRISSAFHCEFVTSFDELESISSDWARLVAAEASNSIFQTFGWFRAFWHAYGSNLTLQIPIVRDQRGCVAGILPMVASGRILQLPRGDYNDVICEESAAADVVEQTFIALLRTRDTWDTCELENVPASSRLARAVNKLPSQLRSHLQVVFRFPCPTILITENDKGALRKLAQKKDIRRQQHRLERLGRLEFRHLETREEIRHHLPIFFRQHIERRALLGQRSRFLEESAREFYQNITEEFDPAGPLRFSLLQLDGRPLAYHFGFQYNHSFIRYTSVFNVDEMVYSPGEVLLGKLLEYAEESDICEFDFGIGGEDYKRRFSNHTKENVAVYLNKQSGHLSFPYLRRRAIDTLRWIKEQGKQQTYASRRTPGLLHRIQHVAAAMNGDITSANWAEMLRSSVRSIAKYLYSKEEVAIFTFAEQTPQCDSAHPPLVLSPASLGELATVSLEHRELGGRLRHFADRLRRGHAAYIYHPSPHVTLIAWAAKQAFEITAPEEDPICRVSLDKPAIVLYDVWSSSGQTFHIRELFGALSREATSLGYGLQVVLQGALLSSQQNVNSAGLVLERWCTRTRILGRLQDSTRN; the protein is encoded by the coding sequence ATGTCAACGCGAAGAGATGTGCCGTGCTCCACGAATTCCCCCCCGGCGACCGTGTTCGCCAGCGTTGGGCCGCGTGACCGTATCAGTTCCGCATTCCATTGCGAATTTGTAACAAGCTTTGACGAGCTGGAAAGCATCTCGTCCGACTGGGCACGGCTGGTCGCCGCCGAGGCCTCCAATTCCATATTCCAGACCTTTGGTTGGTTTCGGGCTTTTTGGCACGCATATGGCTCCAACCTCACGCTTCAGATCCCAATTGTTCGCGATCAGCGAGGGTGCGTAGCTGGCATCCTGCCAATGGTTGCAAGCGGTCGAATCCTGCAGTTACCCCGAGGTGACTACAACGACGTGATCTGCGAAGAATCTGCGGCTGCCGATGTCGTTGAACAAACCTTCATAGCGCTCTTGCGAACACGCGACACCTGGGATACATGCGAACTGGAGAATGTGCCAGCAAGCTCCCGGCTGGCGCGTGCGGTCAACAAGCTGCCGAGCCAGCTTCGAAGCCATCTACAGGTCGTCTTTAGATTCCCCTGCCCAACGATTCTTATCACCGAAAACGACAAGGGAGCTTTGCGGAAGCTGGCTCAGAAAAAAGACATCAGGCGCCAGCAGCACCGGCTCGAACGCCTCGGCCGCCTCGAGTTTCGACACCTGGAAACGCGCGAAGAAATCCGACACCATCTGCCAATCTTCTTCCGCCAGCATATCGAGCGGCGCGCGCTGCTTGGACAAAGGAGTCGATTCCTGGAGGAGAGTGCGCGAGAGTTCTACCAGAACATCACAGAAGAGTTCGACCCCGCTGGCCCCTTGCGATTTTCATTGCTGCAACTGGATGGGCGGCCGCTGGCTTACCACTTCGGATTCCAATACAACCACAGCTTCATTCGGTACACATCGGTCTTCAACGTCGATGAGATGGTCTACTCACCCGGAGAGGTGTTGCTGGGCAAACTGCTGGAGTACGCGGAGGAGAGCGATATTTGTGAGTTCGACTTCGGGATCGGAGGCGAAGACTACAAGCGCCGGTTCTCGAATCACACCAAGGAGAATGTTGCTGTCTACTTGAACAAACAATCCGGTCATTTGTCTTTCCCGTATCTGAGACGACGAGCGATTGACACTCTCAGGTGGATCAAGGAGCAAGGCAAGCAACAGACGTATGCCTCTCGCCGAACGCCCGGACTTCTTCATCGGATTCAGCATGTTGCTGCGGCAATGAACGGCGATATCACGTCGGCAAATTGGGCAGAAATGCTCCGCTCTTCTGTGCGCTCGATTGCGAAGTATTTGTACTCAAAAGAAGAGGTCGCAATATTTACCTTTGCGGAGCAGACGCCCCAGTGTGACTCAGCACATCCGCCTCTTGTTCTGTCACCTGCATCGCTTGGAGAACTCGCGACCGTCTCCCTTGAACACCGCGAACTGGGAGGACGGTTACGCCATTTTGCCGACAGGCTCCGGCGCGGACATGCGGCGTACATCTACCACCCAAGCCCCCATGTCACCCTGATCGCATGGGCAGCAAAGCAGGCATTTGAGATTACTGCCCCGGAAGAAGATCCGATCTGCCGAGTGTCGTTGGACAAGCCTGCGATTGTGCTTTACGACGTTTGGTCTTCGTCCGGCCAGACCTTCCACATTCGCGAGTTGTTCGGTGCTTTGTCCAGAGAGGCCACGTCGCTTGGCTATGGCTTGCAGGTTGTTTTGCAAGGAGCGCTGCTCTCATCCCAACAGAATGTGAATAGCGCCGGGCTAGTGCTGGAGCGCTGGTGTACTCGAACCAGAATCCTGGGCCGGCTTCAGGACAGCACGCGCAATTAA
- a CDS encoding GDSL-type esterase/lipase family protein: MRGAKFCVAILLILELFALGCGGGSGNSTRSQPVEVVFIGSSQTVDWQLPQSFPGKNYVKKGRLSDASADMLARFQTDVVGLKPRVVVIWAGENDIDRQLPLAQLQANIDAMRQQAATANIGVVFGTVPPKTGTDANQNPAIVEFNDWLRSYVASNKVQLADFYALLVDSAGMIKPEFANGTEHLTPAAYEVITPIAAAAIAAAMQ; encoded by the coding sequence GTGCGTGGAGCAAAGTTTTGCGTCGCGATATTGTTGATCCTGGAATTGTTTGCTCTCGGTTGTGGTGGTGGGAGTGGTAACTCAACCCGCTCTCAACCAGTTGAGGTCGTATTCATAGGCAGTTCTCAGACTGTTGACTGGCAACTGCCGCAAAGCTTTCCCGGAAAGAACTACGTCAAAAAGGGCCGGCTCAGTGATGCGTCGGCCGATATGCTGGCGCGGTTCCAAACTGACGTTGTAGGCCTTAAGCCCCGTGTGGTCGTGATCTGGGCTGGCGAAAACGATATCGATCGACAACTCCCGCTCGCCCAGCTTCAAGCGAACATTGACGCGATGCGTCAACAGGCGGCAACGGCCAACATTGGAGTTGTATTCGGTACGGTCCCGCCGAAAACCGGAACCGATGCGAATCAGAACCCAGCAATCGTTGAGTTCAACGATTGGCTTCGGTCATACGTGGCCAGCAACAAGGTTCAACTGGCGGATTTCTACGCGCTGCTAGTTGACTCTGCTGGCATGATCAAGCCGGAGTTTGCAAACGGCACAGAGCACCTGACACCGGCCGCTTACGAGGTAATAACGCCGATCGCCGCAGCCGCCATTGCAGCGGCTATGCAATAG
- a CDS encoding carboxypeptidase regulatory-like domain-containing protein: MLNRKLCALQVMVVAVFMLLFAVPGMAQTNSGEFTVIALPDTQFYSASYPQIFTSQTQWIADNIDALNIKFVLGLGDIVDKGSDLTQWQNADAAVKLIEGKIPYFLPIGNRDYQSVSATTRKVTNFNTYFGPSRYAGYSWYRGNYAGSNENFYGEVNVNETSYLILALEFYPRDAVLAWADQILSANAGKEVIVITHSFTYKDSTRVDKCDDGVYTTYGNDGEAMWNKLFRKYSNIFLVLSGHISYTGRRSDLGEAGNLVNEVLSDYQSGENGGNGYLRILTFKPLLNQIDVKTYSPYLDAYMTDSANQFTMYYHAPAIAVATGGVDGKSRVDKVGSTIDCSTLTAVSVQAQFRSVSTNSSGKYALSNVAAGNYTVNGSKLNWQSQSQTVGIDAGYTARLDWFMKPNMGTISGKVTNSSGVAISGATVQFSGGIVPFSKSVTTNASGVYSSGQMSIGSYAVTVSKTGYTTLQQSATVTTDTNSAVNFNLQ, encoded by the coding sequence ATGTTGAATCGCAAACTGTGCGCGCTTCAAGTCATGGTTGTTGCGGTTTTTATGCTGCTGTTCGCTGTCCCCGGAATGGCACAGACGAACTCTGGTGAGTTCACGGTGATTGCGCTGCCGGATACGCAGTTCTATTCCGCCAGCTACCCGCAGATTTTCACGAGCCAGACTCAGTGGATTGCCGACAACATTGACGCTCTGAACATCAAGTTCGTGCTCGGCCTTGGCGACATCGTGGACAAAGGCTCCGACCTTACGCAATGGCAGAACGCCGATGCGGCGGTCAAGCTGATTGAAGGAAAGATTCCGTATTTCCTGCCGATTGGAAATCGTGATTACCAGTCCGTTTCGGCGACCACACGCAAGGTTACTAACTTCAACACCTATTTTGGACCTTCTCGCTACGCCGGTTACAGTTGGTATCGAGGCAACTATGCTGGAAGTAACGAGAACTTCTACGGAGAGGTGAACGTCAACGAGACGAGCTATCTAATCCTGGCGCTTGAGTTCTATCCGCGAGATGCCGTGCTTGCCTGGGCCGACCAGATCCTAAGCGCAAACGCCGGTAAGGAAGTGATCGTCATCACCCACAGCTTCACATACAAGGACAGCACGCGCGTGGACAAGTGTGACGACGGGGTTTACACGACCTACGGCAATGACGGTGAGGCAATGTGGAACAAGTTGTTTCGCAAGTACTCGAATATTTTCCTGGTGCTGAGCGGACACATTTCCTATACAGGACGGCGCAGCGATCTGGGCGAAGCGGGCAATCTGGTGAACGAGGTTTTATCCGATTACCAATCCGGCGAGAACGGCGGGAATGGATACCTGCGCATCCTGACTTTCAAGCCGTTGCTGAACCAGATCGATGTCAAGACCTATTCGCCGTACCTGGATGCATACATGACGGATTCGGCGAATCAGTTCACCATGTACTATCACGCACCGGCCATTGCTGTTGCGACAGGCGGTGTGGACGGCAAGTCCCGCGTAGATAAGGTTGGCAGCACAATCGACTGCAGCACTCTTACCGCCGTAAGCGTCCAGGCGCAGTTCAGGTCTGTCTCGACGAACTCGTCGGGCAAGTACGCATTGAGCAACGTTGCGGCTGGGAACTATACAGTGAATGGTTCGAAGTTGAATTGGCAGAGCCAGTCGCAAACGGTTGGAATCGATGCCGGATACACGGCGCGCCTCGACTGGTTTATGAAACCGAACATGGGAACTATCTCCGGAAAAGTGACGAATTCTTCCGGCGTTGCGATCTCAGGCGCTACCGTCCAATTCTCTGGCGGCATAGTTCCATTCTCGAAGAGCGTCACCACGAACGCGTCGGGAGTGTATTCGTCTGGCCAGATGTCTATTGGCAGCTACGCGGTAACAGTATCGAAAACCGGGTATACAACGCTGCAGCAGTCGGCGACCGTGACCACCGACACCAACTCCGCCGTCAACTTCAACCTGCAATAA
- a CDS encoding glycosyltransferase — MASAPCGQTNAGTAPVRPRVLAVIPAKEDSVWMIFARRQVNAIARTGLDIRMFYLSSRTSPRILFKEFLRFRRELREYRPDLVHAHFGSVNAFFCALATRTPLIITFWGSDLNPVPTAVSSLHWRFTHLLSQLAALAATDVICASSQLRSRLWLRRDARIVPTGVDPQEFCPSPRLEARHRLGWEQDVPVVLFNASNKPEFKGLPVVREAIEYVRQTMPRVRLEVMEGNVSPEKAPLYFAAADCLVLASLFEGSPTVVQEALACNLPVVSVDVGDVRERLWGVSPSRIVERNPAAIGRGIAEVLACGTRSNGRENLGDCAVDRIAQRVRTVYENVYSH, encoded by the coding sequence ATGGCAAGCGCACCTTGTGGACAAACCAATGCCGGAACCGCGCCTGTAAGGCCGCGAGTGCTCGCCGTAATCCCCGCAAAGGAGGACAGCGTTTGGATGATCTTCGCCCGGCGGCAGGTCAATGCAATTGCCAGGACCGGGCTAGACATCCGGATGTTCTACCTGAGTTCGCGCACCTCCCCTCGGATTCTGTTCAAGGAATTCCTGAGGTTCAGGCGCGAGTTGCGGGAGTACAGGCCCGACCTGGTCCACGCCCACTTCGGCTCTGTGAACGCTTTTTTCTGCGCGCTGGCAACTCGAACTCCGCTCATCATCACCTTCTGGGGAAGCGATCTAAACCCGGTTCCAACGGCGGTCAGTTCCCTGCACTGGCGCTTCACGCACCTGCTTTCACAACTTGCGGCATTGGCTGCGACGGATGTGATCTGCGCCAGCTCGCAGTTAAGATCGCGCTTATGGCTGCGCCGGGATGCCAGGATCGTTCCAACTGGGGTTGACCCGCAGGAATTCTGCCCATCGCCAAGGCTTGAGGCTCGTCATCGGCTCGGTTGGGAGCAAGACGTGCCCGTCGTGCTGTTCAACGCGAGCAACAAGCCGGAATTTAAGGGACTTCCGGTTGTGCGCGAGGCAATTGAGTACGTGCGGCAGACAATGCCTCGCGTGCGACTTGAAGTGATGGAGGGCAACGTCTCCCCTGAAAAGGCACCGCTCTACTTCGCAGCCGCTGATTGCCTGGTGCTCGCGAGCCTTTTCGAAGGTTCGCCGACTGTCGTGCAGGAAGCGCTTGCGTGCAATCTGCCCGTCGTCAGCGTGGACGTTGGCGACGTACGAGAACGCCTGTGGGGAGTATCGCCGTCGCGCATCGTTGAGAGGAACCCCGCTGCGATCGGCAGAGGTATCGCCGAGGTACTCGCTTGCGGAACTCGATCCAATGGACGCGAGAATCTTGGAGACTGCGCAGTTGATCGCATTGCCCAGCGCGTCCGGACGGTTTACGAGAACGTCTACAGTCATTGA
- a CDS encoding GDP-mannose 4,6-dehydratase — MNILITGGCGFIGSHLAEACLQRGHSVYAIDDLSTGSINNIEHLKNERGFFYEIESITNKQLMAELVDRCDIVYHLAAAVGVRLIVESPVRTIETNVRGTEVVLELAAKKQKRVLITSTSEVYGKAERLPYRESDDTVMGATTTARWSYACSKAIDEFLAVAYWREKHVPTVIARLFNTVGPRQTGRYGMVIPNFVRQALAGEDITVFGDGRQSRCFTYVGEAVQALIGLAENRRLLGDVFNIGSSDEVTILELAERVKTITNSDSRIVLVPYEDAYTEGFEDMRRRVPDISKINQAIGWKPSMKLDAILTRVIEHERNAARVAAPEAVQQVSAA; from the coding sequence GTGAACATTCTGATCACTGGCGGTTGTGGGTTCATCGGCTCGCATCTGGCAGAGGCGTGCTTGCAACGCGGACATAGCGTGTATGCAATCGACGATCTCTCGACAGGTTCGATCAACAACATCGAACATTTGAAGAACGAACGTGGCTTTTTTTACGAAATTGAGTCGATCACCAACAAGCAGCTCATGGCAGAACTGGTGGACCGGTGTGACATCGTGTACCACCTCGCGGCTGCGGTCGGCGTACGGTTGATCGTTGAAAGCCCTGTGCGCACGATCGAAACGAATGTTCGCGGAACCGAGGTCGTACTCGAACTCGCGGCGAAGAAACAGAAACGGGTGCTAATCACTTCGACATCCGAGGTGTACGGAAAAGCGGAGCGGCTGCCTTATCGCGAATCCGACGACACCGTGATGGGCGCCACGACAACCGCGCGCTGGAGCTATGCCTGCTCGAAGGCCATAGACGAATTCCTGGCCGTGGCCTACTGGAGAGAGAAGCACGTTCCGACGGTGATTGCGCGCTTGTTCAACACGGTGGGTCCGCGACAAACGGGGCGTTACGGGATGGTGATACCGAACTTTGTCCGCCAGGCGCTGGCAGGTGAAGACATCACGGTCTTCGGCGATGGGCGGCAGAGCCGTTGCTTCACATATGTAGGCGAAGCAGTCCAGGCGCTGATCGGACTGGCGGAAAACAGGCGCTTGCTGGGCGACGTCTTCAATATCGGGAGCTCCGACGAGGTGACCATACTCGAGTTGGCGGAGCGCGTGAAGACGATCACAAACTCCGATTCGCGCATTGTGCTGGTGCCCTATGAAGACGCTTACACAGAGGGCTTCGAGGACATGCGCCGCCGTGTCCCGGACATCAGCAAAATCAATCAGGCGATTGGCTGGAAGCCCAGCATGAAGCTGGACGCCATTCTGACGCGCGTAATCGAGCACGAGCGCAATGCGGCTCGTGTCGCTGCGCCCGAGGCGGTTCAGCAAGTCAGCGCCGCGTAG
- a CDS encoding DNRLRE domain-containing protein → MALGLLVAHPAQATDYYIAPNGSSGGTGSINSPWDITSGLQKTAVVKPGDTIWLRGGTYGSGGSLVYNISVKGSGPSAPVTIRQYRGERATVNGALRVNGSYTRLWGFEVTNKSTKRAVSNIDTERPRGILIGTSTYGVKIINMIVHDVGRAGIAGGANNFEIYGSLMWGNGIYDSSVDQRGDAMYLNLWKRVPDANAVNYVRDNIGFRNFYAGMKVYTEWSDSYIDGYDIEGNISFDNGARVSGVHEHGNFIVNSSVVGKPIKRLKFINNFTYRTPSSTNPYNAEFGCVQNSGIQCEDAVIRDNYFVSGSTAVGAFKVQNWKNLQVSGNTSVGNGSGSVTQWIRQFTPNSVQWDNNKYYRGNSAPFKFINSSTHSYSFASWRSATSVDAAGSYSASRPTGVKAVVRKNIYEPGERANIVVYNWDLKSSVSVNLADAGLAEGTAFEIMDAQNYYGAPIAKGVYYDASPNVTLPMNLTTVSQLVGTVTHLTNTHTAPEFGAFILRKTAGGTSEPSVPDSTPPTTSITSPTNGATVSGTVTVTATASDNQGVTRLEYFADGSSTPFATRTSAGSMTWNTSGVSSGTHTLQTKAYDAAGNVGVSAPISVTVSGTSTGTSPTTKTFTLTPVADTYVRNGSYANTSYGTRSSALYARNTTESSNDRDIYLRFNLSSVNSVNSAKFRIYAQTGATATITTAAYAVASTSWSESGTTWNNRPGRGSRLGSVTVSGTAYRWYEIDLTNYLKTQKAAGMSLVSIAVDQPSSASTYTKFYSRESSTNKPQLVIQGS, encoded by the coding sequence GTGGCGCTCGGACTTCTTGTCGCCCACCCCGCTCAAGCAACCGACTACTACATAGCCCCGAACGGCAGCTCGGGCGGCACCGGCTCGATCAATAGTCCGTGGGACATCACGTCTGGACTGCAGAAGACCGCGGTCGTAAAACCAGGTGACACGATCTGGCTTCGTGGCGGAACCTACGGCAGCGGCGGATCGCTTGTTTACAACATCAGCGTCAAGGGCAGCGGACCATCCGCACCCGTCACCATCCGGCAGTATCGCGGAGAGCGCGCAACGGTAAACGGAGCTCTCAGGGTGAACGGAAGCTACACCCGGTTGTGGGGCTTCGAAGTTACTAACAAGAGCACGAAGCGGGCCGTCTCCAACATCGATACCGAACGCCCTCGCGGCATATTGATTGGAACGTCCACCTACGGCGTGAAGATCATCAATATGATTGTTCACGATGTCGGACGCGCCGGCATAGCCGGTGGCGCCAACAATTTCGAGATTTATGGTTCGCTAATGTGGGGCAACGGAATCTACGACAGTAGTGTCGACCAGCGCGGCGACGCGATGTACCTGAACCTCTGGAAGCGCGTCCCGGATGCCAATGCAGTCAACTATGTGCGCGATAACATCGGTTTTCGCAATTTCTATGCTGGCATGAAGGTCTATACGGAATGGTCAGATTCGTACATTGATGGCTACGACATAGAAGGCAATATCTCGTTCGACAATGGCGCGCGTGTGAGCGGCGTACACGAGCACGGCAATTTCATTGTGAATTCTTCAGTTGTAGGCAAGCCGATTAAGCGGCTCAAGTTCATCAACAATTTCACATACCGCACTCCCAGCAGCACCAATCCCTATAACGCCGAGTTCGGATGCGTTCAGAACAGCGGCATCCAGTGTGAAGACGCGGTTATCCGTGACAACTACTTCGTGTCAGGCTCAACTGCTGTTGGCGCCTTCAAGGTGCAGAACTGGAAAAATCTCCAGGTCTCGGGCAACACCAGCGTTGGCAATGGAAGCGGGAGCGTCACGCAGTGGATCAGACAATTCACGCCTAACTCTGTCCAGTGGGACAACAACAAGTATTACCGCGGTAATAGCGCGCCATTCAAATTCATCAATTCTTCCACGCACTCGTACTCCTTCGCCAGCTGGAGGTCCGCAACGTCTGTCGATGCAGCCGGTTCATACAGTGCCAGCCGTCCGACTGGAGTGAAAGCTGTCGTAAGGAAAAACATTTATGAGCCAGGTGAGCGCGCCAACATCGTCGTTTACAACTGGGATCTGAAGAGCTCCGTGAGCGTGAACCTGGCGGATGCCGGTCTGGCCGAAGGCACCGCGTTCGAAATCATGGATGCCCAGAATTACTATGGAGCACCAATTGCGAAGGGCGTCTACTACGATGCTTCGCCAAACGTGACTTTGCCGATGAATCTGACGACAGTCTCTCAGCTGGTTGGGACTGTGACCCATTTGACCAACACACACACAGCTCCTGAGTTTGGCGCTTTCATTCTCCGGAAGACTGCTGGTGGCACGAGCGAGCCTTCGGTTCCGGATTCGACGCCCCCGACCACCAGCATCACCTCCCCCACTAACGGGGCAACGGTCTCGGGAACAGTCACTGTTACGGCGACTGCCAGTGACAACCAGGGAGTCACCCGGTTGGAATATTTCGCCGACGGTTCCTCGACGCCGTTTGCGACTCGAACCTCTGCGGGCAGCATGACCTGGAATACGTCAGGCGTGAGCAGCGGGACGCATACGCTTCAAACGAAAGCTTACGATGCCGCAGGGAACGTCGGTGTCTCGGCCCCCATCAGCGTGACCGTGTCGGGAACATCGACGGGAACGTCGCCGACGACAAAGACTTTCACGCTTACTCCGGTTGCGGATACATATGTTCGCAACGGCTCATATGCAAACACCAGTTACGGGACTCGCTCATCAGCCTTGTACGCCCGCAACACCACTGAAAGCAGCAATGACCGGGATATCTATCTCCGGTTCAACCTGAGCTCCGTTAATAGCGTCAACTCGGCCAAATTCAGAATCTATGCCCAGACCGGCGCAACTGCCACGATCACTACCGCAGCTTATGCAGTAGCGAGCACAAGCTGGTCTGAAAGCGGAACTACCTGGAATAACAGACCTGGTCGCGGTTCCAGGCTCGGCAGCGTCACCGTCTCGGGCACAGCCTATCGTTGGTACGAGATCGACCTGACGAACTATCTCAAGACGCAAAAGGCGGCAGGCATGAGCCTCGTCAGCATTGCCGTGGATCAGCCCTCGTCAGCCTCTACGTACACAAAGTTCTATTCCAGGGAGAGCAGTACAAACAAGCCACAACTCGTAATCCAAGGCAGTTGA